The genome window AAAGTACCTATCAGACCCATTGCATCATAGGAAACCTAGCATACGAATTCAGTGATCCCCGCCGGACGCCGATGGCATTGCTGAACAACATCCTGGGCGGGCCCGGGATGAACTCAAGGCTGAACCTCTCCGTCCGTGAGAAGCATGGCCTCACCTATAATATCGAATCAGGCTACACGCCCTATACCGATACGGGCCTGTTGACCATCTACCTGGGGATAGAGAACGGACTGCTCGACAGGACCCTGCACTATGTTGACCTTGAACTGGAAAAGCTCCGGAAGATCAGGCTGGGCCCCAGCCAGATGAACATCGCCCACCGGCAGTTTGAGGGACAGCTGGCCATTGCATGGGAATCCAACCTGGGCAGGATGTTGTCGATGGGCAAGAGCATCCTGGTGATGAACAGGGTGCAATCGCTTGAAGAAATGTGCGGCCAGATTGAATCGGTCACGGCAGGTCAGCTGCTGGACATTGCCAATGAAGTGTTCGATCCCGGCCGTATGAGCCGCCTGACCTTTCTGTCGAGATAACCGGAAGCCTGTAATGGTTCAGGGTCCGTGAACGGATCATTCCGTTCCGGCCGGACTCAGAAATTTTTTTCGGAAGCGCACTTAAATTTGAAATTCACTTTTTGCAGTTCCTGATTGGCCTGCTCGATTTTCTTTTTCAGATCCTGTTTCAGGAGGGTGATCTTTTCCATAAGATCACTGTCGCCGGTGGCAATGATCTGGGCGGCCAGTATTCCGGCATTTCTGGCAGCGTTGATTCCCACCGTTGCCACGGGAATGCCCGGAGGCATCTGCAGGATGGAGAAAACAGCATCCAGTCCTTCCAGGGTGACTTTGATGGGAACGCCAATGACGGGCAGCGGTGTCAGGGCAGCAACGACGCCCGGCAGATGGGCCGCCATTCCCGCACCTGCGATGATCACTTTTACTCCGCGATGGCAGGCGCTTCGTGCAAAAACTTCGACCAGCTCAGGTGTCCGGTGAGCCGACAGGGCATTCATTTCAAAGGGGATCCCCAGCTCATCCAGGACCCTGGCAGCCTCTTCCATCACCGGCAGATCGGAGGTACTGCCCATAAGGATACTCACCAGTGGTTTCATTTTCTGTTGCATTTTGGACGAACAAATTTATGTTATTTTCTTGTCTGGTCATTCTTAAGTCCTATATTTGTAAGAAATGTTCCTGAACGTTCAAACCCTCCTGCTCCATGAAAACGATCAAGGTCAAGGACAAGGAATTCAGCCCGTTTATTCCTGAGGCAAAGATACAGCGGGCTGTCAAATTAATCTCCAGGCAGATCAACCGGGACATGACCGGAAAAGTACCTCTTTTTCTTGTCATCCTGAACGGCGCATTCATCTTTGCCTCCGACCTGTTGAGAAGGATCAACCTCGACTGTGATATCACCTTTGTCAAACTGGCGTCTTATGAAGGGACGACCACCACATCAACGGTCAGGGAGCTTATCGGACTGGGAGAAGTGGTTAAGGACCGTACCATCATCATCGTGGAAGATATTGTTGATACCGGTATCACCATTGAGCACGTCATCCAGATGCTGAAAAAGATGGAAGCAGCAGATGTCAGGGTTGCTGCCATGTTCTTCAAACCTGACGCGTTCCGGAAAGATTTCCGGATTGATTACAAGGGAATGGATATCCCGCCGGATTTTGTGGTGGGTTACGGACTGGATTATGATGGATTCGGACGAAATCACCCGGCATTGTACCGTTTAATCCGCACGGAATAATGATAGTTCATGTTTCATAGTTCATGCTTCATACTCATTAAATGTCATTCATGGTCATTCATGGTCATTGTTGGTTATTTATAGTTATTTGTAGTTATTAATTGATAAACAGGAGATTATGTTTAATTTAGTGTTATTTGGACCGCCGGGAGCGGGAAAAGGGACGCAATCCATTCAGATTGCAGAAAAATATCATCTGGCGCATATTTCAACCGGCGATATCTTCAGACGTGAAATTAGAGATGAGACGCCTTTGGGATTGCGGGTAAAGGGCATCATTGAAAAGGGTGAGCTGGTTCCGGATGAACTGCTCATCGATCTTCTGCGTTCGGCCATGCATAAATATGATGGTGGCAGGGGATTCATTTTTGACGGATTTCCGAGAACGCTTCGACAGGCTGCTGATCTTGACGACCTTCTGGAGGAGGATGGTGAAAAGGTGAACCTTACGCTTGCCCTGGAGGTGGAAGACCAGGAACTGATCACCCGGCTGCTGATCCGTGCGGAGCGGGAGGGAAGGAAGGACGATACCCGGGAAGTTATCGCCAACCGGCTGAATGTTTACCAGACACAGACCAGGCCACTGATCGATTATTACAGGAAACAGGGAAAATTCCGTGCGGTTGCAGGGCAGGGGACGATTGAGGAGATTTTTGGCAGGCTCTGTAAGGAGATTGATGTATCTTTGAGTAGCCGGTAGCCAGTCAGCGGTCGGCATTTTCAATAACCTAGTACTGCTGACTGCTGACTAATAACAACCCATCCCATGTCAAATCCGAACTTCGTGGATTATGTAAAGATCTGGTGCCGTTCGGGGAACGGAGGGGCGGGATCTGTCCATTTTTACCGCACCCGGGTCAATCCGCGCGGCGGACCGGATGGCGGTGATGGTGGCAGGGGAGGCGACATCATCCTCAGGGGCAATCGCGATATGTGGACCCTGTTGCACCTGCGGTACACGAAACATCTCAAGGCAGGTGATGGCCAGCCCGGTGGCCGGCAGCTCTCCACCGGCGCCAGCGGAGAGGATGTGGTCATTGACGTACCACTGGGTACGGTGGCACGCAATACAGATACAGAAGAGATCGAATGCGAGGTCACACAACACGGCGAGAAAGTGATCCTGCTCCGGGGCGGACGGGGCGGACTGGGGAATGATCATTTCAAATCCCCGACCCATCGGACCCCACGGTTTGCTCAGCCGGGAGAACCGGGGATTGAAGGGTGGAAAATCCTGGAACTCAAAATACTGGCTGATGTCGGACTGGTCGGATTCCCCAATGCCGGAAAATCAACTTTGCTTTCGGTACTCACAGCGGCCAAGCCGAAAATAGCTGACTACCCTTTCACGACCCTGCAGCCAAACCTTGGAATCGTTCGTTACCGCGACCACCGGTCATTTGTCATGGCCGACATACCCGGCATCATCGAAGGGGCACACGAGGGGAGGGGACTGGGTTTGCAGTTCCTTCGCCACATCGAACGCAACTCCGTCCTGCTTTTTATGATCCCGGTAGATTCCCAAAATTCAATCTCAGAAGAGTACCGCATCCTGCTTCACGAGCTGGAGCAATATAATCCCGAGTTGCTTGATAAATCACGCATCCTGGCCCTGACCAAGAGCGACCTGACTGATGAGGAGCTGATCCGGGAACTGAAAAGAGAGCTGCCCGAACTCCCTTCGGTTTTCATATCTTCATTCACCCGAAAGGGACTGTACCGGCTGAAGGATTTGCTCTGGAGGGAGTTGAATCAGGAGTAGCAGGGTCTTCAGGTTCTCAGGTCTGCAGGTCTGCGGAAAGCTGGTTTGGAATTTGGGTCTTGGAATTTGTTTGGACTTTGGGATTTTGAGTATTGGGATTTATTTGTTCAATAATGATTATTAGTATCATGATTGAAAGAATAAAAGAGATCGACAAGGATCTTTTTCTCCTTATCAACGGCTGGCACAGCCCCTTCTGGGATACAGTGATGTACTGGCTGAGCGACAAATTGATATGGATCCCGCTGTACCTGCTGCTGATCTATTTCCTCATCAGGTACTATAAGAAACAAACAATAATGATCATGCTGTTCGTGGCCATCCTGATGTTTCTGAGTGATCAGTCATCCGTACTCCTGTTCAAGAACATCTTTCAGCGGCCCAGGCCCTGCCATGATCCCGCACTGGCATTCATTGTCCATACCGTCAACGGCAAATGCGGCGGACAGTTCAGTTTTGTGTCTTCCCACGCCACGAATCATTTCGCCATTGCTGTTTTCTTGATCCCGTTTCTGGGACAGAAATGGAAATATTTCACGCCCCTGATCCTGTTCTGGGCAGCCATCATTTCCTACAGCAGGGTCTATCTTGGGGTCCATTATCCCGGTGACGTGGTGGCAGGAGCGATGCTGGGGACGATGCTGGGACTGGCAGTGGCCA of Bacteroidales bacterium contains these proteins:
- the purE gene encoding 5-(carboxyamino)imidazole ribonucleotide mutase, with protein sequence MKPLVSILMGSTSDLPVMEEAARVLDELGIPFEMNALSAHRTPELVEVFARSACHRGVKVIIAGAGMAAHLPGVVAALTPLPVIGVPIKVTLEGLDAVFSILQMPPGIPVATVGINAARNAGILAAQIIATGDSDLMEKITLLKQDLKKKIEQANQELQKVNFKFKCASEKNF
- the obgE gene encoding GTPase ObgE; the encoded protein is MSNPNFVDYVKIWCRSGNGGAGSVHFYRTRVNPRGGPDGGDGGRGGDIILRGNRDMWTLLHLRYTKHLKAGDGQPGGRQLSTGASGEDVVIDVPLGTVARNTDTEEIECEVTQHGEKVILLRGGRGGLGNDHFKSPTHRTPRFAQPGEPGIEGWKILELKILADVGLVGFPNAGKSTLLSVLTAAKPKIADYPFTTLQPNLGIVRYRDHRSFVMADIPGIIEGAHEGRGLGLQFLRHIERNSVLLFMIPVDSQNSISEEYRILLHELEQYNPELLDKSRILALTKSDLTDEELIRELKRELPELPSVFISSFTRKGLYRLKDLLWRELNQE
- a CDS encoding adenylate kinase, coding for MFNLVLFGPPGAGKGTQSIQIAEKYHLAHISTGDIFRREIRDETPLGLRVKGIIEKGELVPDELLIDLLRSAMHKYDGGRGFIFDGFPRTLRQAADLDDLLEEDGEKVNLTLALEVEDQELITRLLIRAEREGRKDDTREVIANRLNVYQTQTRPLIDYYRKQGKFRAVAGQGTIEEIFGRLCKEIDVSLSSR
- a CDS encoding phosphoribosyltransferase family protein is translated as MKTIKVKDKEFSPFIPEAKIQRAVKLISRQINRDMTGKVPLFLVILNGAFIFASDLLRRINLDCDITFVKLASYEGTTTTSTVRELIGLGEVVKDRTIIIVEDIVDTGITIEHVIQMLKKMEAADVRVAAMFFKPDAFRKDFRIDYKGMDIPPDFVVGYGLDYDGFGRNHPALYRLIRTE
- a CDS encoding phosphatase PAP2 family protein — its product is MIERIKEIDKDLFLLINGWHSPFWDTVMYWLSDKLIWIPLYLLLIYFLIRYYKKQTIMIMLFVAILMFLSDQSSVLLFKNIFQRPRPCHDPALAFIVHTVNGKCGGQFSFVSSHATNHFAIAVFLIPFLGQKWKYFTPLILFWAAIISYSRVYLGVHYPGDVVAGAMLGTMLGLAVAIICHYALKIPNKSGI